One segment of Bradyrhizobium sp. CB2312 DNA contains the following:
- the purF gene encoding amidophosphoribosyltransferase yields the protein MRHPDQDAQLDLDAKAGLGPSALELQDDLEGDTLREECGVFGIYGHPDAAAITALGLHALQHRGQEAAGIVSYDGSRFHSERRLGLVGDTFSRREVIDRLPGNMAVGHVRYSTTGATILRNVQPLFAELNAGGLAVAHNGNLTNGLTLRRELVKHGAMMQSTTDTEVILHLVARSKRARFIERYIDALREIEGAYALVSLTNKKLVGARDPRGIRPLVLGELDGCPILTSETCALDIIGARFIRDIEPGEVIVFDENGQDIHKPFPPMAPRPCIFEYIYFSRPDSIVHGRSVYEVRKAFGAQLARESHVPIDVVVPVPDSGVPAAVGYSQHSGVPFELGIIRNHYVGRTFIQPTQAIRESGVRMKHSANRAAIEGKRIILIDDSLVRGTTSKKIVRMMRDAGAKEVHFRLASPPILYPDYYGIDLPDRGGLLAATHSLEEMREIIGADSLAFLSIDGMYRAMGEPGRDPANPKFSDHCFTGAYPTHLTDQTQTEPQPRQLSLLAEAS from the coding sequence ATGCGACACCCTGACCAGGACGCTCAACTTGATCTCGACGCCAAGGCCGGTTTGGGCCCATCCGCGCTGGAGCTTCAGGACGATCTGGAAGGGGATACGCTGCGCGAGGAATGCGGCGTGTTCGGCATCTACGGCCACCCCGACGCCGCCGCCATCACGGCGCTCGGTCTCCACGCCCTCCAGCACCGCGGCCAGGAAGCCGCCGGCATCGTCTCCTACGACGGCAGCCGCTTTCACAGCGAACGCCGCCTCGGTCTCGTCGGCGACACCTTCTCCCGCCGCGAGGTGATCGATCGCCTGCCCGGCAACATGGCAGTCGGCCATGTCCGCTATTCCACCACCGGCGCCACCATCCTGCGCAACGTGCAGCCGCTGTTCGCCGAGCTCAATGCCGGCGGCCTCGCGGTCGCCCACAACGGCAACCTCACCAACGGCCTGACGCTGCGCCGCGAGCTCGTGAAGCACGGCGCGATGATGCAGTCGACCACCGACACCGAAGTGATCCTGCATCTGGTCGCGCGCTCCAAGCGCGCCCGCTTCATCGAGCGCTACATCGACGCGCTGCGCGAGATCGAGGGCGCCTATGCGCTGGTCTCGCTGACCAACAAGAAACTCGTCGGCGCGCGCGACCCGCGCGGCATCCGTCCGCTCGTGCTCGGTGAGCTCGACGGCTGCCCGATCCTGACCTCGGAGACCTGCGCGCTCGACATCATCGGCGCCCGCTTCATCCGCGACATCGAGCCGGGCGAAGTCATCGTGTTCGACGAGAACGGCCAGGACATCCACAAGCCGTTCCCGCCGATGGCGCCGCGCCCCTGCATCTTCGAATACATCTATTTCTCCCGGCCGGATTCCATCGTTCACGGCCGCTCGGTCTATGAAGTGCGCAAGGCCTTCGGCGCGCAGCTCGCGCGCGAGAGCCACGTGCCGATCGACGTCGTCGTGCCGGTGCCGGATTCCGGCGTACCCGCTGCGGTCGGCTACAGCCAGCATTCCGGCGTGCCGTTCGAGCTCGGCATCATCCGCAACCACTATGTCGGCCGCACCTTCATCCAGCCGACGCAGGCGATCCGCGAATCCGGCGTGCGCATGAAGCATTCGGCCAACCGCGCCGCGATCGAAGGCAAGCGCATCATCCTGATCGACGACTCGCTGGTGCGCGGTACCACCTCGAAGAAGATCGTGCGCATGATGCGCGATGCCGGCGCGAAGGAAGTGCATTTCCGCCTCGCTTCGCCGCCGATCCTCTATCCTGATTATTACGGCATCGACCTGCCCGATCGTGGTGGCCTCTTGGCCGCGACGCATTCGCTGGAGGAGATGCGTGAGATCATCGGCGCCGACTCGCTCGCCTTCCTGTCGATCGACGGCATGTACCGCGCCATGGGCGAGCCCGGCCGCGATCCCGCCAATCCGAAATTCTCGGATCATTGCTTCACCGGGGCCTATCCGACCCACCTCACCGACCAGACCCAGACCGAGCCGCAGCCGCGGCAGCTGTCGCTGCTGGCGGAGGCGAGCTGA
- the radA gene encoding DNA repair protein RadA, with protein sequence MAKNTLSFVCQNCGAAYNRWQGKCESCGEWNTLAEEDTSGSVPVSIRSKRKGRTFALESLAGKSPDAPRLSSGMTELDRVTGGGFVRGSVLLVGGDPGIGKSTLLTQATSMMARAGHRIVYISGEEAIAQVRLRAERLGLSDAPVQLAAETSVEDIVSTLSDGAVPRLIVIDSIQTMWTDTVESAPGTVTQVRASAQALIRFAKKTGAAIILVGHVTKDGQIAGPRVVEHMVDAVMSFEGEGSQQFRILRAVKNRFGPTDEIGVFEMTGLGLREVTNPSELFLSERDLGTPGTAVFAGIEGTRPVLVELQALVAPTSLGTPRRAVVGWDQSRLSMVLAVLEAHCGVKLSGHDVYLNVAGGLRIHEPAADMAAAAALVSSLVNAQLPTDAVYFGEISLSGVIRPVAQTPARLKEAAKLGFKRAVLPESARGGDAGGDAGLSLNAVNSLTTLVAEIAARGSRRGDQSAPAEKNATPARFRRGEG encoded by the coding sequence ATGGCCAAGAACACGCTTTCCTTCGTCTGCCAGAACTGCGGCGCGGCCTATAACCGCTGGCAGGGCAAATGCGAGTCCTGCGGCGAGTGGAATACGCTCGCGGAAGAAGACACCAGCGGCAGCGTCCCGGTGTCGATCCGCTCCAAGCGCAAGGGCCGGACGTTCGCCCTGGAGAGCCTTGCCGGCAAGAGCCCGGACGCGCCGCGCCTGTCGTCGGGGATGACCGAGCTCGACCGCGTCACCGGTGGCGGCTTCGTCCGCGGCTCGGTGCTCTTGGTCGGAGGCGATCCCGGCATCGGCAAGTCGACGCTGTTGACGCAGGCGACCAGCATGATGGCGCGCGCCGGCCACCGCATCGTCTACATCTCCGGCGAAGAAGCCATCGCCCAGGTGCGGCTGCGCGCCGAGCGGCTCGGCCTGTCCGACGCGCCGGTGCAGCTCGCCGCAGAGACATCGGTGGAAGACATCGTCTCGACGCTGTCGGACGGCGCGGTCCCGCGGCTGATCGTGATCGACTCGATCCAGACCATGTGGACGGACACGGTGGAATCGGCGCCCGGCACGGTGACGCAGGTGCGCGCCTCGGCACAGGCCCTCATTCGTTTCGCCAAGAAAACCGGCGCTGCCATCATCCTGGTCGGCCACGTCACCAAGGACGGCCAGATCGCGGGCCCTCGCGTCGTCGAGCACATGGTCGACGCGGTGATGTCGTTCGAGGGCGAAGGCTCGCAGCAATTCCGCATCCTGCGCGCCGTGAAGAACCGTTTCGGCCCGACCGACGAGATCGGCGTGTTCGAGATGACCGGCCTTGGCCTGCGCGAGGTCACCAACCCTTCCGAGCTGTTCCTGTCCGAGCGCGATCTCGGCACGCCCGGCACCGCAGTCTTTGCGGGCATCGAGGGTACGAGGCCCGTCCTGGTCGAATTGCAGGCGCTTGTGGCCCCGACCTCGCTCGGCACCCCGCGGCGGGCCGTGGTCGGCTGGGACCAGAGCCGGCTCTCGATGGTGCTGGCGGTGCTGGAGGCCCATTGCGGGGTCAAGCTGTCCGGCCACGACGTCTATCTGAACGTCGCGGGCGGCCTGCGCATCCACGAGCCGGCTGCCGACATGGCCGCCGCAGCCGCACTGGTATCGTCCCTGGTTAATGCGCAGTTACCCACCGATGCCGTCTATTTCGGCGAAATTTCGCTCTCCGGCGTGATCCGTCCGGTGGCACAGACGCCGGCCCGGCTCAAGGAAGCGGCCAAGCTCGGCTTCAAACGCGCCGTACTGCCCGAATCGGCCCGGGGCGGCGATGCCGGCGGTGACGCCGGATTGTCACTGAACGCGGTCAACAGCCTCACGACGCTGGTGGCCGAAATCGCCGCCAGGGGCTCCCGCCGCGGCGATCAGAGCGCTCCGGCGGAGAAAAATGCCACACCGGCAAGATTCCGCCGTGGAGAGGGTTAG
- a CDS encoding ABC transporter substrate-binding protein, giving the protein MTTTFARRSAALLACAAFGFATSAYAQDKTVTIGVLNDMSSLYADIGGPNSVVAVKMAVEDSGLAAKGWKIEVVSGDHQNKPDIGVNIARQWIDTQKVDMITDTPNSGVALAVSNVAKEKNVVLLNNGGASADLTGKACNANTISYTYDTYMLANGTGKALTKAGGDTWFFLTADYAFGAALERDTSAVVTANGGKVLGGVKHPLNTSDFSSFLLQAQNSKAKIVGLANAGGDTTNSIKQAAEFGIVEGGQKLAALLLFINDVHSLGLKTAHGLTFTESFYWDLNEGTRAFSKRFQDKTANKAMPSMTQAGNYAGVLHYLKALEALGGNPHDGAKVVAKMKEIPTDDPLFGKGPLREDGRRIIPAYLFEVKKPEESKGPWDYYKLVATISAEDAAKPLKDSECPLVKK; this is encoded by the coding sequence ATGACGACGACGTTCGCGCGCCGCTCCGCGGCCCTTCTGGCCTGCGCCGCTTTCGGTTTTGCCACATCCGCCTACGCCCAGGACAAGACTGTCACGATCGGCGTGCTCAATGACATGTCCAGTCTCTACGCCGACATCGGCGGCCCCAACTCCGTGGTGGCAGTCAAGATGGCGGTGGAGGATTCCGGCCTGGCTGCCAAGGGCTGGAAGATCGAAGTCGTCAGCGGCGACCACCAGAACAAGCCGGACATCGGCGTCAACATCGCGCGGCAGTGGATCGACACCCAGAAGGTCGACATGATCACCGACACGCCGAACTCCGGCGTGGCGCTTGCGGTCAGCAACGTCGCCAAGGAAAAGAACGTCGTTTTGCTCAACAATGGCGGCGCCAGCGCCGACCTCACCGGCAAGGCCTGCAACGCCAACACCATCTCCTACACCTACGACACCTACATGCTCGCCAACGGCACCGGCAAGGCGCTGACCAAGGCCGGCGGCGACACCTGGTTCTTCCTGACCGCCGACTATGCATTCGGCGCCGCGCTCGAGCGTGACACCAGCGCGGTGGTCACCGCGAACGGCGGCAAGGTGCTCGGCGGTGTCAAGCATCCGCTCAATACGTCCGACTTCTCCTCCTTCCTGCTGCAGGCGCAGAACTCCAAGGCGAAGATCGTCGGGCTTGCCAATGCCGGCGGCGACACCACCAACTCGATCAAGCAGGCGGCCGAGTTCGGCATCGTCGAAGGCGGCCAGAAGCTCGCCGCGCTCCTGCTGTTCATCAACGACGTCCACTCGCTCGGCCTCAAGACCGCGCACGGCCTGACCTTCACCGAATCCTTCTACTGGGACCTCAACGAGGGCACGCGCGCCTTCTCGAAGCGTTTCCAGGATAAGACCGCCAACAAGGCGATGCCGTCGATGACGCAGGCCGGCAACTATGCCGGCGTGCTGCATTACCTCAAGGCGCTCGAGGCGCTCGGCGGCAACCCGCATGACGGCGCCAAGGTCGTCGCCAAGATGAAGGAAATCCCGACCGACGATCCACTGTTCGGCAAGGGCCCGCTGCGCGAGGACGGCCGCCGCATCATCCCGGCTTACCTGTTCGAGGTGAAGAAGCCGGAGGAGTCGAAGGGTCCGTGGGACTATTACAAGCTGGTCGCGACCATCTCGGCCGAAGACGCGGCCAAGCCGCTCAAGGACAGCGAGTGCCCGCTGGTGAAGAAGTGA
- a CDS encoding class I adenylate-forming enzyme family protein — MDWSQSQISPMRLEARFGDRVVPAFCDRPANLWAMIADACARNADGEALIAGDVRLSWRQAVERSARIAAGFRKLGLQRGDRVAILLGNRIEFPLLLFAAVHEGLVTVLLSTRQQKPEIAYVLADCGAKVLIHEAGLADRLPDASDVPAVIHRVVVDSDPVLSRFATLADHAPASAPVEVGEEDTAMILYTSGTTGKPKGAMLAHCNIVHSSMVFVSCLQLTAADRSIAAVPLGHVTGVVANITTMIRCGGALIIMPEFKAADYLKLAARERVTYTVMVPAMYNLCLLQPDFDNYDLSSWRIGGFGGAPMPVATIEKLKATIPGLKLANCYGATETTSPSTIMPGELTASHIDSVGLPCPGARIIAMGPDGRELPPGEIGELWIRSASVIKGYWNNPKATAESFTAGFWHSGDLGSVDAEGFVRVFDRQKDMINRGGLKIYSAEVESVLAGHPAVVESAIIARACPVLGERVHAVVVTRAPVAADALRAWCAERLSDYKVPETMAITAEPLPRNANGKVLKRQLRELLGT; from the coding sequence ATGGACTGGTCGCAATCTCAGATTTCGCCGATGCGTCTCGAGGCGCGCTTTGGCGATCGGGTGGTGCCGGCGTTCTGCGACCGTCCCGCGAACCTGTGGGCGATGATCGCAGACGCCTGCGCCCGCAATGCCGATGGCGAAGCGCTCATCGCAGGCGACGTCCGCCTGAGCTGGCGGCAGGCGGTGGAGCGGTCGGCACGGATCGCGGCGGGCTTTCGCAAGCTCGGCCTGCAACGCGGCGATCGTGTTGCGATCCTGCTCGGCAACCGCATCGAGTTTCCGCTTCTGCTGTTCGCCGCCGTGCATGAGGGCCTCGTCACGGTGCTGCTCAGCACGCGCCAGCAGAAGCCGGAGATCGCCTATGTGCTCGCCGATTGCGGCGCGAAGGTCCTGATCCATGAGGCGGGGCTCGCCGACCGGCTGCCCGATGCATCGGATGTGCCCGCTGTGATCCACCGCGTCGTCGTCGACAGCGATCCGGTCCTGTCGCGTTTCGCCACGCTCGCTGACCACGCGCCGGCCTCGGCGCCGGTCGAGGTGGGTGAAGAGGACACCGCAATGATCCTCTACACATCGGGCACGACGGGCAAGCCGAAGGGCGCGATGCTCGCCCATTGCAACATCGTGCATTCCTCGATGGTGTTCGTGTCCTGCCTGCAATTGACGGCAGCGGACCGTTCGATCGCGGCCGTGCCGCTCGGCCACGTCACCGGCGTCGTCGCCAACATCACGACGATGATCCGCTGCGGCGGCGCACTGATCATCATGCCGGAGTTCAAGGCCGCGGATTATCTCAAGCTCGCCGCGCGCGAGCGCGTCACTTACACGGTGATGGTGCCGGCGATGTACAATCTCTGCCTGCTCCAGCCCGATTTCGACAACTATGATCTCTCGAGCTGGCGCATCGGCGGCTTCGGCGGCGCGCCGATGCCGGTCGCGACCATCGAGAAGCTCAAGGCGACGATCCCCGGCCTGAAGCTTGCGAACTGCTACGGCGCGACCGAAACGACGTCACCGTCGACGATCATGCCGGGCGAGCTGACCGCGAGCCACATCGATAGCGTGGGCCTGCCGTGCCCCGGTGCACGCATCATCGCGATGGGGCCTGATGGCCGTGAGCTGCCGCCCGGCGAGATCGGCGAACTCTGGATTCGGAGCGCCTCCGTCATCAAGGGCTACTGGAACAATCCGAAGGCGACCGCCGAGAGCTTCACCGCTGGATTCTGGCACTCCGGCGATCTCGGCTCGGTCGACGCCGAAGGCTTTGTCCGCGTGTTCGACCGGCAGAAGGACATGATCAACCGCGGCGGCCTGAAGATCTATTCCGCCGAGGTCGAATCCGTCCTAGCCGGCCATCCCGCGGTGGTCGAGAGTGCGATCATCGCCAGGGCGTGCCCGGTGCTTGGCGAGCGCGTCCATGCCGTCGTGGTGACACGCGCGCCGGTGGCCGCCGATGCCTTGCGGGCCTGGTGCGCGGAACGGCTGTCCGACTACAAGGTCCCCGAGACCATGGCGATCACTGCCGAGCCGCTGCCGCGCAATGCCAATGGCAAGGTGCTGAAGCGGCAGCTGCGGGAGCTCTTGGGGACCTGA
- a CDS encoding ABC transporter substrate-binding protein has translation MTVVLRILLAMSMACGVLMPPGGAVAADAKRLNIVFVNPGKTGEVYWDMVAQTMQAAGRKLDAHIEVLTSERNYRTMQELGFGVVARADKPDFLILSNEESAAVPILEAAEAAGVKTLLLSNTLIGDDAARLGPPRQKLKTWLGDITTDLQTAGARMANALIATARAEKWQSADGKIHILGIGGDEITPSSIARNAGLKLAVEAAPDVVVDRMLFANWTQSEAERVTANYLGWASRKEIRPAGIWAGNDPMALGALRAATAAGLTPGRNIQVAGLNWSDDALREIKAGHLLLSDGGHFLLGGWSIVLLRDYADGCDFAAASPRVEVKTSAITRDNLVSVGDLIRVRAFDRIDFTRFRAKPGRCGAYDFSIDALISSLAPVEGTAD, from the coding sequence ATGACTGTAGTCTTGCGCATATTGCTCGCGATGAGCATGGCCTGCGGCGTTCTGATGCCGCCTGGCGGCGCTGTTGCGGCGGACGCCAAGCGTCTCAACATCGTTTTCGTCAACCCCGGCAAGACCGGCGAGGTCTATTGGGACATGGTCGCGCAGACCATGCAGGCCGCCGGCCGCAAGCTCGACGCGCATATCGAGGTGCTGACCAGCGAGCGGAATTACCGCACCATGCAGGAGCTGGGCTTCGGCGTGGTCGCGCGCGCTGACAAGCCCGATTTCCTCATCCTCTCGAACGAGGAATCCGCCGCCGTTCCGATCCTTGAGGCGGCCGAGGCCGCCGGCGTCAAGACGCTGCTGCTCTCGAACACGCTGATCGGCGATGACGCGGCCCGCCTTGGCCCGCCCCGCCAGAAGCTCAAGACCTGGCTCGGCGATATCACGACCGATCTTCAGACCGCGGGGGCGCGGATGGCGAACGCCCTGATCGCCACCGCGCGCGCCGAGAAATGGCAGAGCGCCGACGGCAAGATCCACATTCTCGGCATCGGCGGTGACGAGATCACCCCGTCCTCGATCGCCCGCAATGCCGGCCTCAAGCTCGCCGTCGAGGCTGCGCCCGATGTGGTGGTGGACCGCATGCTGTTCGCCAACTGGACGCAGTCCGAGGCCGAGCGGGTCACCGCGAACTATCTGGGCTGGGCCTCGCGCAAGGAGATCAGGCCGGCCGGCATCTGGGCCGGAAACGATCCGATGGCGCTCGGCGCGCTGCGCGCGGCGACCGCTGCCGGCCTCACGCCCGGCCGGAACATCCAGGTGGCCGGCCTCAACTGGTCCGACGACGCGCTGCGCGAGATCAAGGCGGGCCATCTGCTCCTGAGCGACGGTGGGCATTTCCTGCTCGGCGGCTGGTCGATCGTTCTCCTGCGCGACTATGCCGACGGCTGCGATTTCGCGGCCGCATCGCCGCGCGTCGAGGTCAAGACATCCGCGATCACGCGCGACAATCTGGTTTCGGTCGGCGACCTCATCCGGGTGCGCGCCTTCGACCGCATCGA
- a CDS encoding SDR family NAD(P)-dependent oxidoreductase, with product MTKPLANRIALVTGASRGIGFATALALAKAGAHIVATARTQGGLEELDDEIRKIGGSATLVPLDLTDFDGIARLGAGLHERYGKLDILVGNAGVLGPSSPIGHIELKTFNDVMAVNVSANFQLIRCMEPLLRQSDAGRAVFITSGAANKATAYVSPYAASKAALETLARAWAQETANTSLRVNLFNPGPIRTRMRATLMPGEDPATLDTPEQVAEFIVPLCAPDWTETGKFYDYKTRSLMSFRPPA from the coding sequence ATGACAAAACCGCTCGCCAATCGCATCGCTCTCGTCACCGGCGCCTCGCGCGGCATTGGATTCGCCACGGCCCTCGCTTTGGCAAAGGCCGGCGCGCATATCGTTGCCACCGCGCGCACACAGGGCGGGCTGGAAGAGCTCGACGACGAGATCCGGAAAATCGGCGGCAGCGCCACGCTGGTGCCACTGGACCTCACCGATTTTGATGGCATCGCGCGGTTAGGCGCCGGCCTGCACGAGCGCTATGGCAAGCTCGACATCCTCGTCGGCAATGCCGGCGTGCTCGGCCCCTCTTCGCCCATCGGCCATATCGAGCTGAAGACGTTCAACGACGTCATGGCCGTCAACGTCTCTGCCAACTTCCAGCTGATCCGCTGCATGGAGCCGCTGCTGAGGCAATCCGATGCCGGCCGCGCCGTGTTCATCACCTCCGGCGCCGCCAACAAGGCGACCGCCTATGTCAGCCCCTACGCCGCCTCCAAGGCCGCGCTGGAGACGCTGGCGCGCGCCTGGGCGCAGGAGACCGCGAACACGTCTCTACGCGTCAACCTGTTCAATCCCGGGCCGATCCGCACCCGTATGCGCGCGACCCTGATGCCCGGCGAAGACCCCGCGACGCTCGACACGCCCGAGCAGGTCGCCGAATTCATCGTGCCGCTCTGCGCGCCCGACTGGACCGAGACTGGCAAGTTCTACGACTATAAGACCCGCAGCCTGATGAGCTTCCGCCCGCCGGCCTGA
- the der gene encoding ribosome biogenesis GTPase Der has translation MSFTIAIIGRPNVGKSTLFNRLVGQKLALVDDLPGVTRDRREGEARLGDLQFTIIDTAGLDEGAKGSLTARMQEQTETAIAQADALFFVIDARIGLTPTDRAFADFARKANKPVLLVANKSEGKHGDAGAMESFALGLGDPIQISAEHGEGMGELYDELAKLMPEPVEEDEDEDDAPLSEEEAATRPIRVAIVGRPNAGKSTLINHLLGEERLLTSPEAGTTRDSIAVEINWKGRDFRVFDTAGLRRRSRIEEKLEKLSVADALRAVRFAEVVVLMMDSQNRFEEQDLRIADLIEREGRAVVLAVNKWDLMETKGGGAISGLRRDADHWLPQVKGVPIVAVSGLMGEGIDRLMQAIQDAYAVWNRRVPTSALNRWFEQAIQANPPPAVSGRRLKLNYITQNKARPPSFVLFCSRADAVPQSYLRYLTNSMRETFELPGTPVRITLREKANPFAHKRKRPS, from the coding sequence ATGTCCTTCACGATCGCCATCATCGGCCGGCCCAATGTCGGCAAGTCGACGCTGTTCAACCGCCTGGTCGGACAGAAGCTCGCGCTCGTCGATGATCTGCCGGGCGTCACCCGCGACCGCCGCGAGGGTGAGGCCAGGCTCGGCGATCTCCAATTCACCATCATCGATACCGCCGGCCTCGACGAGGGCGCCAAGGGTTCGCTGACTGCGCGGATGCAGGAGCAGACCGAGACCGCGATCGCGCAGGCGGACGCGCTGTTCTTCGTGATCGACGCCCGCATCGGCCTCACGCCCACTGATCGCGCCTTCGCCGATTTTGCCCGCAAGGCCAACAAGCCGGTGCTGCTCGTCGCCAACAAGAGCGAAGGCAAGCATGGCGATGCCGGCGCGATGGAATCCTTTGCTCTCGGTCTCGGCGATCCCATCCAGATCTCGGCCGAGCATGGCGAGGGCATGGGCGAGCTCTACGATGAGCTGGCTAAGCTGATGCCGGAGCCCGTCGAAGAAGACGAGGATGAGGACGACGCGCCGCTCTCGGAAGAAGAGGCCGCGACGCGCCCGATCCGGGTCGCCATCGTCGGCCGGCCCAATGCCGGCAAGTCGACGCTGATCAATCATCTGCTCGGCGAAGAACGTTTGTTGACCAGCCCGGAGGCCGGCACCACGCGCGATTCCATCGCGGTCGAGATCAACTGGAAGGGCCGCGATTTCCGCGTGTTCGATACCGCAGGCCTGCGCCGGCGCTCGCGCATCGAGGAGAAGCTGGAAAAGCTCTCGGTCGCCGACGCGCTGCGCGCGGTTCGCTTTGCCGAAGTCGTCGTGCTGATGATGGACTCGCAGAACCGCTTCGAGGAGCAGGACCTGCGCATCGCCGATCTGATCGAGCGCGAGGGCCGCGCCGTCGTGCTCGCCGTCAACAAATGGGACCTGATGGAGACCAAGGGCGGCGGTGCGATCTCCGGCCTGCGCCGCGACGCCGATCATTGGCTGCCGCAGGTCAAGGGCGTGCCGATCGTTGCCGTGTCAGGCTTGATGGGCGAGGGCATCGACCGCCTGATGCAGGCGATCCAGGACGCCTATGCGGTCTGGAACAGGCGCGTGCCGACCTCCGCACTCAATCGCTGGTTCGAGCAGGCGATCCAGGCCAATCCGCCGCCCGCGGTGTCCGGCCGCCGGCTGAAGCTGAACTACATCACGCAGAACAAGGCGCGCCCGCCGAGCTTCGTGCTGTTCTGCTCGCGCGCCGACGCCGTGCCGCAGTCCTATTTGCGCTATTTGACCAATTCCATGCGCGAGACCTTCGAGCTTCCGGGAACGCCGGTGCGCATCACCCTGCGCGAGAAGGCCAATCCCTTCGCGCACAAGCGCAAGCGGCCGTCATGA
- a CDS encoding CvpA family protein, with the protein MPVTLLDLILLGVMLISGLLAMVRGFMREILSIAAWGTAAIVTLYSFSKLLPTAKTYFNNDTVASVVVVAGVFVGTLVIVSVITVRISDMILDSRIGALDRTLGFLFGLARGLLIVVVAFLFFTWLVPDKQRPDWVTGAKSRVVLQGTGDWLMSLLPDDPENTILKRFKKNKPDDDQADSEQQPSGSGDGYSKPARDSLKKLIEKPAAR; encoded by the coding sequence ATGCCAGTAACACTCCTCGACCTGATCCTGCTCGGTGTGATGCTGATCTCGGGCCTGCTCGCCATGGTCCGCGGCTTCATGCGCGAAATCCTGTCGATCGCAGCCTGGGGCACGGCGGCGATCGTGACGCTCTACTCCTTCTCGAAGCTGCTGCCGACGGCCAAGACCTATTTCAACAACGACACGGTCGCGAGCGTGGTCGTCGTCGCAGGCGTGTTCGTCGGCACCCTGGTCATCGTTTCCGTGATCACGGTCCGGATCTCCGACATGATCCTGGATTCGCGCATCGGCGCGCTGGACCGCACCCTGGGGTTCCTGTTTGGCCTCGCTCGCGGGCTTTTGATCGTCGTGGTCGCGTTCCTGTTCTTCACCTGGCTGGTGCCGGACAAGCAGCGCCCCGACTGGGTCACGGGGGCCAAGTCCCGCGTCGTGCTCCAGGGAACCGGCGATTGGCTGATGTCCCTCTTGCCTGATGACCCCGAGAACACCATCTTGAAGAGATTCAAGAAAAACAAACCAGATGATGATCAAGCTGATTCCGAGCAGCAGCCTTCGGGCAGTGGCGACGGATACAGTAAACCGGCTCGTGACAGTTTGAAAAAACTGATCGAGAAACCCGCGGCACGTTGA
- a CDS encoding tetratricopeptide repeat protein: MSELFDEVDEEVRREQLKKLWDKYSIYFIALMVLVVAAVGGWRGYQYLEAKKAAEAGAAFEKAVELSDQNKHAEAEAAFTELAARAPSGYRTLARLRAAAEAAPRDPKAAAKLYDDIAADRSVGGEWQDMAKIRAAGLLLDSASYADIQQRLEASAAPKSTFRHSAREMLALSAWRNNDATAARKWLDTIAEDGETPPGLRSRAEALQALLPPVAKS, translated from the coding sequence GTGTCTGAATTATTTGACGAAGTCGACGAGGAAGTACGTCGCGAACAGCTCAAGAAGCTGTGGGATAAGTATTCGATCTACTTCATCGCCCTGATGGTGCTGGTCGTGGCCGCTGTCGGCGGCTGGCGCGGCTATCAATACCTGGAGGCCAAGAAGGCCGCCGAGGCCGGCGCCGCCTTCGAGAAGGCCGTCGAGCTGTCCGACCAGAACAAGCACGCCGAGGCCGAGGCCGCCTTCACCGAGCTCGCCGCCAGGGCGCCGTCGGGCTATCGCACCCTGGCGCGGCTGCGCGCCGCGGCGGAGGCCGCCCCCCGCGATCCCAAGGCGGCCGCGAAGCTGTATGATGATATCGCCGCCGATCGCAGTGTGGGTGGTGAGTGGCAGGATATGGCAAAGATCCGCGCCGCCGGCTTGCTGCTCGACAGCGCGTCCTATGCCGACATTCAGCAGCGGCTCGAGGCTTCGGCCGCGCCCAAATCGACCTTCCGCCACAGCGCGCGCGAGATGCTGGCGCTGTCGGCCTGGCGCAACAATGACGCGACCGCCGCGCGCAAATGGCTCGATACGATTGCCGAAGACGGCGAAACGCCGCCAGGGCTGCGCTCGCGCGCCGAGGCGCTTCAGGCTCTGCTGCCGCCCGTCGCCAAAAGCTGA